Below is a genomic region from bacterium.
AAGGTTTAACAGCACAGATTTTGGCTGATGCTTTGGCTGCAGCAAAACCTGCCCGCATGCATATTCTTTCCGTAATGAAGGAAGCTTTGCCAGAACCTCGCGCAGACCTTTCTCCGTATGCCCCTCGCATTACCAGCTTCATGATCAAACCGGATCAGATTCGCGATGTTATCGGCAGCGGCGGCAAAACCATTAACGGTATTATCGAACAGTGCCCCGGCGTGAAGATCGACATCGAAGACGACGGTTTGGTTATGGTTACTTCTACCGATGCAGAAATGGCTGCCAAGGCTGTAGAAATTATCAAGAACATTACTAAGGAAATTGTTGTGGGCGAAGTTTACGAAGGTAAAGTTGTCCGTCTCATGGACTTCGGCGCGTTTGTAGAATTGGCGCCTGGCAAAGACGGCATGGTTCATGTTTCTCAGCTAGCTAACTATCGCGTTGGCAAGCCGGAAGATGTGGTCAAGCTCGGAGATGTTCTAAAGGTCCAAGTTATGGAAATTGATGAACAAGGCCGGGTGAACTTAACCCATAAGCCGTTTGCACCAGAACCAACTGCGGAGCAGTTGGCTCAGGCTAGCAATGGCGGCGGTGACCGTGGTGGACGCGGCGGCTTCGGCGGCGGCCGGGGCGGCTTCGGTGGACGCGGTGGTCATGGCGGAGGTCGCGGCGGCGATCGCCATAGCGGCGGGCCCCGCAGCGGGTTCTCGCAACGCGCTCCAAGACCAAATGGAGCTAATAGATAAATTATGATAAAAGCGCCTCATGCCTAGCAGGGCGCTTTTTTATTACCTATTTGTTAGTTATAATTGATTTAATATCACCATCAAAATTCAAGTCGTGTTATGGATCAAGTATTAAAAATTATTTCTGAGCTGTATTCAATTGAAAACTTAAAGCTTCTTCATCGTGTAGAGGAAGGTGTACTAAGTAATAATTATATCTTAGAAGCAGATGGACAAAAGTATTTTTTAAAGCATCACCGTTCTAATATTGTTCATAAGATTGGCCAGATTCATCAGGTAGAAAAATATTTTTCCCAACAAGGGTTTCCTGTGATATTGGCATTGCCGACTAAGGATAATAAGCTTTATTTTACCTCCGAAGATCAATACTACAGCTTGCTGCCCTTTACGCCAGGTAAGCTAGTTAAGAGGGAAAGCCTTTCCGGCAATCAGATCAAAGCAATGGGGGAGTTTTTAGCTAAATTACATCTTGCAGGAAAGAATCACGACGAATTTAAGTTAGAAGCTTTAAAATCCGTGAACGGAGAAAATTTTTCTCAATTTGTTACAGACATACAGAGTAAACTAAAAGAAAAGCCAAATCTTACTCCAGTTGATATTATGGCAGCAGAGCACCTTGAGTTGCAGAAACAGTTAGCAGACAAAATAGGCTATAAAATATTTTCGCCACAATTGCCAAGCGATCACCTGGTCCATGGTGATTATCATGATTATAATTTATTTTTTGATGAATTTGATCAAATCACAGCGCTGTTTGATTTCGAAAAGACAGAGATGTCTCTCCGTACTTTTGAGCTGATCCGCGCCTTGGAAATTGTCTGCTTCCATGGCAGTTTTAAGCAAAACAATTTCGCGAATGCCCAAGTCTTTTTACAAGCCTATCATTCACTCTATCCTGTAGTGCCGGAAGAACTGGAAGAAGCGATTAATTTTTCGTATTTAGGGCGGGTGTTTTCTACCTGGATCACAGGCGATGTGTACTTGAAAGGCAACAGCAGGCCCGCCGTGTATTTACACGAGACGCATTTTAATCTAAAATACTTTTCTAGCCACCTGGATTATTTTAAATCCCAGCTACTATCATATATTAAATAGATGAACGCAAAGCCCTATTTCGAAATTACCAAAAAAGATGAAAAGTCCCGCGCTCGCACGGGTGTTATTCATACCGGCCACGGCGATATTATTACGCCTCAGTTTTTGCCTATCGGCACTAAAGGGACCATTAAAAGCGTAACCAGCGAAGAGATTAAATTTTGGGGGGCTACCATGGTGCTCGCCAATACCTATCACTTATGGCAGCGGCCAGGCGATGCGTTAATTTATAAAGCTGGTGGGCTGCACAAATTCATGAACTGGAAAGGCCCGATCTTTACCGACTCTGGCGGTTTTCAGGTTTACTCTTTAGCCAAGATGCGCAAAGTTATGGAAGCCGGCGTACTGTTTCAGTTTGACCTCGATGGCAAGCAAGAAATTTTGTCTCCAGAAAAATCAATTGATATCCAGGCTAATTTAGGCAGCGACATAGCTTTAATTTTAGATGATTTTCCTGGTTACCCATTTGAGCATTCTCGCAGCAAAGAATCGATCGAATTAACAGCGCGCTGGGCAGAGCGCGCCTTGCGCGAACATCAACGGATTGTTGTGGATGGCGATCCAGTAAACCCTGACCAAAAATTATGGGGGATAGTTCAGGGTGCGAGCTTCGAAGATTTACGAAAAGTTAGCGCACAGCAGATGACTGCATTGGGCTTCGAAGGTTTTGCTATTGGCGGTGTTGCAGTGGGGGAACCGCATGACGAAATGATGAAGGCAATTGAATATTCGATTCCGTATTTGCCGGAAACCGCGCCTAAGCACTTGCTCGGGGTGGGTACTCCATTTGATATTATTCAAGGAGTTGCAAGAGGTTGCGATACATTTGATTGCGTTATCCCGACCCGAGAGGCACGTCATGGCCGGCTATACATAGCCGCTAAGGACGAGAATGGCAAAGAGGGTTACGAGACCATCGACATTCGCTTAGAAAAGTATAAAGAAGATTTTACCCCGATTGATAATACTTGTAATTGCTATTTATGTTTGCATCATACTCGCGCTTACTTGCGCCATCTAATTGCCAGCGGAGAAATTCTTGGAGTTCGCCTCGCAACTATGCACAACTTGCGTTTCTATTTGAACTTAATGGAAAAAATCCGCGGCGCTATTTCTCATGATTACTTTGATGAAATGCTAAAAGACTTCAAAGACTTAACACCGGCTAATAAGAACTCTACTAAAGAGTGAGAGTTGACATACCGTTAATTTGGTGGTATGTTAATTTGTCATTTAGACACAAACCTTGAGGAGGGAGAATTAAATTGAATAAACTAAAGAACCAATTGCTTATAACTGTACTGGCCGCATCTGTTTGTCTTTTTTTTGGTTGTACTCAGCCGGAGACTTCGAATGCCAACACAGCGCCGCCGACACAACCGGAACAAGCCAAGGAAGTTACGCCGCCGTTCCCCGAACTGCCAGCTAATATCGAACCAAAACCAGAGCCTAAAAAGTACGGTGTTCTCACTGCTGACCCCGAAAATCTTCGAGCTAGCTTTGAGATCAAAGGCGCGATGAAGGGGGATGTGTACGAGACAACCTACGCTTCTAAGCAAAACGGAAAAAAGGAAGTCATCATTACGATCTTATCCCGAGAGGGCGAGATTACTGCAGTTTTCCTTCGTTTGTTGCCGATCGCAAAGGTCGCTTTTATGGTTCAGGCTGAGCCAAAGAATCCAGACAAGGCTGCTCTTGATTCTAAAGGTGTCGTAAAAGCAACCCGAGACGCCAACGTTGTTCGGTGCCTAAAAGGAGCACAAAAGATTGTAGGTGCTTATGAAAGAGACCTTAAGGCCCCGCCAGAATCTGTTCTCATCAAATTCTGGCTGAATGATTGCGGCAGCTTGCCATTGGGACTCCTTGCGCCTGTGAGCGAGGGAGACATTCAGTCCACAATAGACGACTTGGATATTTAGTAAGACTAAACCCGTTTCTAACGGGTTTTTATTTTGCTCAAAAGCCTTCGAATTGGTATAATCTTCTTATGTCTAAGGAAAATCCTGAAAAAAATTCTAAACAACATTCCGATTTGATGGATAAGATCGTGTCGCTGGCTAAGCGCCGCGGCTTTGTATATCCAGGTTCGGAAATCTATGGCGGGCTAGCTAACTCATGGGACTATGGTCCTTTGGGAACTGAATTAAAAAATAACATCAAGCAGCTATGGTGGAAGCGTTTTGTACAGCAGCGTCCGGATATGGTTGGTATCGATGCCGCTTTGGTAATGAACCCAAAAGTATGGGAAGCAAGCGGGCATGTGGCGACTTTTAATGATCCATTGGTTGAATGCAAGCACTGCAACTCTCGTTTTCGCGCCGATCAGATAGATTTAAATGCAAAGTGTGAAAGTTGTGGCAAGGCCGCAGGTTTTTCGGAACCTAAGCAATTCAATTTAATGATGCAAACTTTTTTAGGTCCTAGCCAAGAACAGGCCAATGTTGCATATTTCCGACCGGAAACCGCGCAGGCCATGTTTGTTCAATTTAAGAATGTTCAGAATACCAGCCGCAAGCAGGTGCCTTTTGGTATCGCCCAAATTGGTAAGTCTTTCCGAAATGAAATTACTCCTGGTAATTTTATATTCCGCGTCCGGGAGTTTGAACAAATGGAAGTCGAATATTTTATTCCAGCGCCTAAAACAGACGATGAATGGAATGGGTACTTTGAAGAATGGCGTCAGGTCATGATCTCTTGGTTACAGAACGATCTTCAGCTAAACATGGATCATGTTCACGAATTGGAGGTTCCCGATGAAGACCGCGCTCACTACAGCAAGCGCACCATCGATTTTGAGTTTGACTACCCATTTGGAACAAAAGAGCTTTACGGTCTTGCTTATAGAGGTGATTTTGATCTTCAAAATCACATTAAGGCTTCTGGCGAGGACCTGTCTTATCTGGATCCGCAAACTAACGAAAAGTACGTGCCGCATGTTATAGAGCCGTCATTAGGTGTGGATAGAACTTTCCTGGCTGTTCTTCTGGATCATTACAAAGAAGAGGGTGAAGGCGATAACAAGCGTGTATGGCTATCTTTACCTCCAAAATTGGCTCCTTACAAAGCAGCAATTTTCCCATTGCTTAAGAATAAGCCGGAATTGGTGACAAAAGCCAAGGCTATATATAGTGAGCTTAGCCAGCACTTTATGGTGGCTTGGGACGACCGTGGTAATGTGGGTAAGCGTTATTACAGCCAGGATGAAATCGGCACGCCATACGGCATTACGGTGGACTTCGACACATTGGAAGATGATACAGTTACTATTCGCGATCGCGATACTGCCCAGCAGGAACGTATTAAAATTTCCGAATTAGTAAATTATATTAGCGATAAAGTAAAATAACAAACAGCGTGGATCACGCTGTTTCCATATAGAAATAAATTATGAAATACCACAAGCGAGTTTTAAAAAATAAACTGACAATTATCGAAGTGCCTAGCAGCGACGCAGAAAGCGTGGTTGTAGATTTTTTTGTTAAGACTGGCTCCCGCAGCGAGAGCGCGAAAGAAAACGGTATCTCTCATTTCTTGGAACACTTTTTGTTTAAAGGGACAAAGAAATATCCAAGCGCAATGGCGATTACCGAAATCGTCGACGGCTTCGGCGGCGAAATGAACGCCAATACTGGCAAAGAACATACCCAGTATTTTATTAAGGCGCACCATAGCCGTTTGGAACAGATCTTTGAGATTCTTACCGACATGATTCAGCAGCCGCTGCTAGATAAGCCGGAGATGGAAAGAGAGAAGGGTGTCATTGTAGAAGAGATTAATATGTATAAAGACAGTCCTCGGGCAATTGTCGGAAATTTATTAGAAGAAATTATGTGGCCAAAGCAGCCGTTAGGCCGCGACATTGCCGGAGAAGTTGCTACTGTCACGAAATTTACCCAAGCAATGTTCCGGAGTTATTTGCAGCGCCATTATCAGACCGGGAATATTATTTTAGGCGTATCCGGCAAATATGACCGGGTTAAATTCAATAAACTGGTAAAGAAGTACTGGGATAAAATTCCATCTAAAGCCTTCGAAGGTTTTAGTTCGGCCCGCAGTCACCAGACAGCGCCACGCGTTGCTGTTCAAAAAAAAGATACGCAACAGGCTCATTTTAACTTGGCATTTAAGTCTTTCGGCTTTAATGACAAGCGCAATATAGCAGCGTCGGTGCTGTCTTCCATACTAGGAGGAGGGATGAGTTCTCGCTTATTTACAGAGATTCGCGAAAAGCGTGGCTTGGCTTACTATGTGCGCGCTGGTCAGAATCCCTACATTGATACTGGTGCTTTCGACGTGTCCGCTGGTGTCCGCGTGTCTCATTTAGAAGAGGCGATAAAAGTGACCTTAGAAGAGCTTGCTAAAATTGCTCATGGCAATATCGACAAGAAGGAATTGCAAAAAGCCAAAGAGTACTTAAAAGGCAAGACTACCTTGTACTTAGAAGATAATCAGTCGCGTTTGGATTGGTTCCTTCAGCAGGTGGCTTTTAAGCGCAATATTCAAACTCCTTCGGACATTTTTAAAGAGATTGATCGCGTGACCTCGGTTCAGGTTCAAAAGCTAGCTAAAGAGTTATTTGATTCAAAAAAGCTAAGCATTGCCGTTGTTGGACCGTATCCAAAAACTATGGAAAAGAAATTATTAACCATTGCAAATAAGTGGTCAAGTTAAGCGTGCGCACCGATGCTAAATCTGCTGGTGCAAAAGTAGCAGCCAAGGCCGCAGCGAAGACTGTAGGTAAAAACTTACCGCTGATCGGTTGTCATGTTTCCATTGCCGGAGGTTTGCAGAACGCGCCAGCGCGGGCTGCGGAATTAGGCTGCGAAACTTTTCAAATTTTTTCCCGCAGCCCGCGCGGCGGCACTGCTCCTGCTATCACAACAGATATGGAGAAAGAGTTTGCTGCCGAAATGGAAAAATATGGTTTTAAAAATTTTGTTATCCACGCGCCATATATTTTGAATTTCGGGTCTAAAAATCCGCGGTCGTACAACGGATCTATTTCTTTAGTTCGCACCGACCTCGAGCGCGGCAGCCAGCTTGGCGCCAGCTACGTGATGTTCCACCCAGGCAGCTTTAAGGACCTTGGTCCCAAACTCGGCATGAAGCAGGCTCAAGATGGTCTCAAAAAGGTCTTAGATGGGTACAAGGGCACCACTAAGCTCTTAATAGAGATCTCTGCCGGCGCCGGTGAAGTGATCGGCGATACTTTTGAAGAAATCGCCGAGCTCATGGCACCGATCGCCAAGAACAAGGCCTTTGGCGGGGTCTGTTTCGACACTCAGCACGCCTTTGGCAGCGGTTACGATATCAGCAACGCTAAAGGTGTAGAGGATACTTTCAAAAAATTCGATAAAATAATTGGTTTGAAGTATTTGGCTATGTGCCATGTGAATGATTCCAAGGTAGAATTGGGTGCGCGTAAGGATCGTCATGAGCATATCGACGAGGGTTATATCGGCAAGGCCGGCTTTAAAGCGATCTTAGACTTCTTTAAGAAAAAAAAGATGGCCATTCCCTTGATTCTCGAAACTGAGCATGATAAAGTTGAGAAAGATATTAAATTACTCAAGGATTTGCGAGGAAAGTAGTCCGAGCAAGTCAGGAAATAAAAGAAAGGTCAATCTATTATGGGGATTTTTAGGGAGATATTTGGCGGCTCAGAAAAAAACGCAGAATTCGTAGCGCCAGAACAAACTTCAGCAGCAGAAACAAAGATTAATCCGGAGAATAAGCAAGAGATCTTGCCAGATTCTGCTAATTTTACAGCCGAAACAGGCAAAGCTGTTGCCAGCGTAGAAACCGTTGAAGAAATCCCAGAGGCTAAAAATGGCCTGGAAGCACTACTCAATATGATGGATCGGCATAACGAAGAGTTGCCGACACAGAACTAAATATATGGACGAAAAATTACAGAAGATTATTGATTTAATCGAACAATCAGCACTTGATCGCACGATCAAGGATATTCTCATTAGAGACCTCCAAAACGAAGGCCTTACAGATTTTTTACGTGAGCAAATTAAAGCTTACTGTTTGGAAGGCATGAAGCAGCTCGACGCAAGAATGGAAGCCGCTAAAGCTGCATTAGAATCACCTCCGGAACCAACTCCAGAAAACCCAGCCTAAGCTGGGTTTTTTTAATTCTTTACACAGTTACAGAGTTAGTATATACTTCTGGGTAATCTTTAGGGGGAAAATATGAGAAATTTAATACTGACTGTGATGCCTCTGGTTTTGGTTGTGATTTCCGGAATTGTCGGTTTTCGGCTGTTTCCTAAACTGGAACCCATGTTTCCTTATGCTTCAGATAGTTTTTGGCACTGCGTGCTAGCGGGTTCTGTTCTTGGGGCTATAAGTACAGTTTATGGCGTATTTATAGTTCCGTTTGTTCTCATTAGGGTTAGGGATTTTGCTGATGCACGGTTTGGCGGTCGCACTAGCGGTTTGAGCGGAGCACTGTACATTTTCAATGTTGTGGTTTGGGCGACTTTTGCGGCCCCGGGATTATACTGTATAGCGGTAATAATGGGTGGTCTTCCCTCGGGATCGGCATTAGTCAGTTGTGTTGCTACGGTTATATTCGGGCTGGTATTTTTCCTTTACCCGAGAAAAGATTGATAAGCTACTACGGTAGCTTTTTTATTTTGGCTTTGGATAAAAATTCGCTATAATCAAGGCATGAATTACTCATTAGACTATTCAACCAAGGTCATTCTCCGGGTGGTGGCTGTTCTGCTCATCCTGGGGTTTCTATGGGTGATCCGCGACATTGTAGTTGTGGTGTTGCTGGCTTTGGTGCTGGCTTCTGCTATGGAGCCAATGGTTGACTACCTGACTAAATTTAAAATTCCACGGTTCGTGAGCGTGCTCGGCGCATATATTATCGTCATAGGATTTTTCGGTCTGCTGGTAACTTTATTTTCTCCACTGGTCATTGATCAGGCTAAAGTATTGTCTCAAAATCTTCCGACGTATGCCGTAGAGCTTCAGGCTCGTTATCCGAGCCTAACGGTTTTGTTTGGCGGTGCTGACTTAGCGACAGTGGCCCAGAATTTAGTTTTAGGCGAAAGTGGTAGCGGTTTATTATTTGGCCGTGCGGTGGGTTTGTTTAACGGAGTTGTGGCTCTGGTTACCGTATTGGTGATTTCTTTCTATTTGGTAGCAGCCGACAGAGGTATGAAAAAATTTATTGGCGATTTGCTGCCTACTCAATATCACAATAGCGTGATCCGCTTAATAGAAAAGATTCAGCGCAAAATGGGGATGTGGGTGGTTGGCCAGCTTATTTTAAGTATTTTTATTTTTGTACTTACTTATGTCGGCTTAACTATCTTAGGTGTTGAGTATGCACTAGTCTTAGCGCTTATTGCGGGTGCCCTGGAAATAGTGCCGTACATTGGTCCGTTTGTAGCGGCCATTCCGGCAGTATTCTTTGCTATGGTTCAAAGCCCGGCGTTAGTGATTGGCGTAATTATTCTATACATCATTATCCAAAAGACCGAAGGTTATGTTTTGGTTCCAAAAGTAATGGAAAAAACCGTAGGCACATCGCCTTTGGTGGTGATGCTATCCCTTCTTATTGGTTATAAGTTAGCCGGCATTTTAGGCGTTTTGCTCGCTGTGCCTTTGGCGGGTGCTATTACAGTAGTTATTAAAGAGCTTTATCATGAAAAACCCGTGCAGCCAGACGTTTAATCAACTTGTTGGCCACGGTATAAAAAGATATAATGAAAGAGCTCAAACATGAGCTTTTTCTTAATTTATAAGGCAGAATATGGCAGAAAATCATTCTAAATTTTATATTACGACCGCGATAGATTACATCAACGGCAAGCCTCACATTGGCCACTCATACGAGAAAGTCGCCAGTGATGTTTTAGCGCGTTATCATCGCGCAAAAGGCGACAACGTCCGTTTTTTAACCGGCACTGATGAACACGGCGCGAAGATTTCAGAATACGCAAAAGATTCCGGATTAGGACTGCAAGATTTCGCAGACAAAACTGCAGCAGGTTTTAAACTGGCTTGGGATAATCTGAATTTGTCTTACGACCGCTTTATACGCACTACCGACAGCGATCATATTAAAATTGTGGAGGAGTTGGTCGCTAAAATTCGCGATAATGGCTATTTGTATGAGGGGGACTACGAAGGTTTGTATTGTGTTGGGCACGAAGCATTTTTGACAGAAAAGGATTTAGTCGACGGCGTGTGCCCCGATCATAAAACCAGGCCCGAACTTATTAAAGAAAAAAACTGGTTCTTCAAACTGGCAGAAGGAGTCAATGGTCAGCCGCCGCTTACAGAAACCATCAAGCAGAAAATTGAATCGAACGAGTTTTTAATCTACCCGGAACATTCGCGCAAAGAAATTTTGTCGATGTTAGACGAAGGTTTTCGAGATATTGCCGTAACGCGCCCTAACGTGAAATGGGGGATTCCGGTACCTTGGGATACAGAGCAAACTATTTATGTCTGGGTTGATGCATTAATCAACTACTATACTGGCGCCAAAGCAGAGAATGAGGATTTTTGGCCGGCGGATGTTCATATGGTTGGACCAGATATTGCTAAATTCCATTGCATTATCTGGCCGGCATTGCTTTTGGCAGCGGGTTTGGCTTTGCCAAAAGCAGTTGCTGTTCATGGTTTCTTGACCCTGAACAATCAAAAGCTGTCTAAGACTACTGGCAATATCGTTGACCCAAATGATTGGGTGGCAAAGTATGGTGCAGATTCGGTAAGATACTTTTTAATGCGCGAAGTGCCGTTCGATAGTCATGGGGATGTAAGCGAAGAAAAACTTCGCGCTCGCTATGAAGGCGACCTGGCTAACGGTTTGGGAAACTTGGTAAGCAGAATTACGAATTTGATCGAAAAGAATTTAGGCGGAAAAGTTAATCGCGAATTGGCTGAGCAGCATAACTTGCATACTGAGGATATCAACAAAGATATAGAGCAATTTAAGTTCCACGATGCTCTGGCAAAAGTTTGGCAAAACGTAGCGTTAGCTAACAAAATTGTTGATGAGCAGAAGCTGTGGGAATTGGCAAAAACAGATTTGGAGAGCTTCGAAAAGTACTGTGCTTCGGTCCTTAATATTATAGAGAGAACGGCAAGCGATTTAGTGCCATTTGTTCCAGAAACAGCTCAAAAAATTCTCGATGCTGTTACTGCAAATGAAATTACTAAAGTAGAGCCTTTGTTTCCAAGGGTTTAGATTGCAGAAACAGGGCATTGTGAAATGAAATAGAACACTTATTGCATGAAATTTATCGACACTCATACCCACATAAATTTGCGGGCTTTCGCAGAAGATGCTGCGGAGGCTGTTCAGCGCGCCCACGAAGCTGGAGTAGCTATTGTAAATGTTGGTACGCAAATTGATACCAGTCGCCAGGCTGTAGATATGCTTAAGCAATTTCCAGAAAATGTTTATGCTGTTATCGGTCTTCATCCGTCACACGCTTATGATCATGGATTCGAAGACGAGCAGGAGGTGGCTGATAAGACTCGAGAAGAATTTTTTGATGCCAAACTGTATAAACAATTAGTAGAAGGCGCCGGCGCAAATGCCAGTCGGATTATAGGAATCGGGGAGTGCGGCTTGGATTATTATCGCTTGCCCGAGGACGGAGATATTAATCAAATTAAACTGCAGCAGCTAGCTGCATTTACCGAACAGATCAATTTGGCCCTCGATTTAAATAAAGCGCTTTGTGTTCATTGCCGCCCATCCGATGGCACCGATGATGCCTACGAAGATATGCTGAAAGTTTTAACGAAGTTTAAGACTGAAAACCCCAACCTCCGATTCGAAATTCACTGTTTTACTGGCAGTCTCGAAACAGCAAAAAAGTTTGCCGATCTTGGCGGATACATCGGCATTAACGGCATTATCACTTTCGATAAGACCGGCCGCAGTGAAGAGGTGGTCAAAGGCCTGCCCTTGGAGGCTATGATTTTAGAAACCGATGCGCCATACTTAACTCCTAAATCTAACCGTGGCAAGCGCAATGAGTCTAGCTATTTGCCAGAAGTTGCGGAAAAAATTGCCGAGTGGAAGAGCGTAACAGTAGATGAAGTTGCAGCTGCTACCACCGCCAACGCAAAAAAATTATTTAACCTGTAAGCGGGCTGTCTAAAATGAACGAACGCGACTTTGCCAAAATAAATTTTAACGAAACCTCTCATCCCCCGGATGGCAGTTTTGAATATCCACTCATTGATAGCAATATGAGCCGGCAAGAGATTGAAGACTTTATTTTAGAATCGTATCCTGAGGCAAAAGAAGTCTTAGAGCGGCAGGAGATTTTAGATGTCAGATATCTAAATAAAGAAGGCAAGTTTTGCCAAGGGCAGATTGTTGTAGACAGAGAATTAGCTGCGGAAGTAGAGGATTTCTTTAAATTTTTATTAGATATACAATTTGGGATAGACAAAGTCGTTCCCATTCAGGACAAAAAATATTCCGGCGATGATGAAACCTCGATGCAGGACAACAATAGCTCGGCCATGAATTATCGTTTTATTGCTGGCACAGAAAGATTGTCACTGCATTCATTTGGCTTCGCGATTGATATTAATCCTTGGGACAATCCTGTGATAAAGAATGGGGAGATATTGGCTCCGATCGGCGGGGTTATGCCGAATTTGGATGACCCTCAAACTTTAACTGCAGAGCATCCGGTGGTAAAATGGTTAGAAGAACATGGCTGGGAGTGGGGAGGCAGATGGGGGAATGATCGTTACGAAGATAATCATCACTTTCAAAAGCCGCTGGCTACAGAACAATATTTGCAGGAATTAGAGAAGCAGCTGCAAGACGGAAAAATTTCCCAAGAAGATTTTGATGGTAGAGTTGGGGTAGCTAAAGCTAATTTAGATTTAATTCAAAAGCATGAACAACGAACAGATACAGAATAATATAGAAGAGAAAAAACAGCGCAAAAAACGGGGAGAGGGGGAGGGGGGGGGGGGGGGGGGGGGGCGCCCCGGGGGAGTAAAAAAAACTAAAATAAAAAAATGGGGTGGGGGGGGTGGTGTGTATGTTAAAAAGAGAAAATTGTTGTGGGGGGTTCTTTTCCCCAATGGGTTCTAAAATCTGTTTACCGGTAATTAAAAGAAAATGGTTAGAAAACTATTACAAAAATGAAAAAGTATAATCCACAGACAATTGAAAAGAAGTGGCAGGAATATTGGGCAACTAATAATACTTTTGCTGCGACCGAAAACTCCGACAAAGAAAAGAGGTATGTTTTAGTGGAGTTCCCATATCCCTCTGGAGACGGTTTGCACATGGGGCATTTGCGAAGCTATACAGCCGCAGATGTTTTGGCTCGCTGTTACAGAATGCAGGGCAAAGAAGTTATGTATCCAATAGGTTGGGATGCTTTTGGCTTGCCTGCAGAAAATTATGCCATAAAACATGGCGTGCAGCCGGCGATTACTACAGCAAAAAATATTGAAAACATTAAAAAGCAATGCCAACGCCTCGGTTATAGCTTCGACTGGAACCGCGAAGTAAATACTACCGACCCGGAATACTATAAATGGACACAATGGCTGTTCTTAAAGTTTTTCGAGGCTGGTTTGGCATACGAAGCAACCGGTTTAATTAACTGGTGCCCGAAAGATAAAACCGGATTGGCC
It encodes:
- a CDS encoding methionine--tRNA ligase, whose product is MAENHSKFYITTAIDYINGKPHIGHSYEKVASDVLARYHRAKGDNVRFLTGTDEHGAKISEYAKDSGLGLQDFADKTAAGFKLAWDNLNLSYDRFIRTTDSDHIKIVEELVAKIRDNGYLYEGDYEGLYCVGHEAFLTEKDLVDGVCPDHKTRPELIKEKNWFFKLAEGVNGQPPLTETIKQKIESNEFLIYPEHSRKEILSMLDEGFRDIAVTRPNVKWGIPVPWDTEQTIYVWVDALINYYTGAKAENEDFWPADVHMVGPDIAKFHCIIWPALLLAAGLALPKAVAVHGFLTLNNQKLSKTTGNIVDPNDWVAKYGADSVRYFLMREVPFDSHGDVSEEKLRARYEGDLANGLGNLVSRITNLIEKNLGGKVNRELAEQHNLHTEDINKDIEQFKFHDALAKVWQNVALANKIVDEQKLWELAKTDLESFEKYCASVLNIIERTASDLVPFVPETAQKILDAVTANEITKVEPLFPRV
- a CDS encoding TatD family hydrolase, yielding MKFIDTHTHINLRAFAEDAAEAVQRAHEAGVAIVNVGTQIDTSRQAVDMLKQFPENVYAVIGLHPSHAYDHGFEDEQEVADKTREEFFDAKLYKQLVEGAGANASRIIGIGECGLDYYRLPEDGDINQIKLQQLAAFTEQINLALDLNKALCVHCRPSDGTDDAYEDMLKVLTKFKTENPNLRFEIHCFTGSLETAKKFADLGGYIGINGIITFDKTGRSEEVVKGLPLEAMILETDAPYLTPKSNRGKRNESSYLPEVAEKIAEWKSVTVDEVAAATTANAKKLFNL
- a CDS encoding M15 family metallopeptidase — translated: MNERDFAKINFNETSHPPDGSFEYPLIDSNMSRQEIEDFILESYPEAKEVLERQEILDVRYLNKEGKFCQGQIVVDRELAAEVEDFFKFLLDIQFGIDKVVPIQDKKYSGDDETSMQDNNSSAMNYRFIAGTERLSLHSFGFAIDINPWDNPVIKNGEILAPIGGVMPNLDDPQTLTAEHPVVKWLEEHGWEWGGRWGNDRYEDNHHFQKPLATEQYLQELEKQLQDGKISQEDFDGRVGVAKANLDLIQKHEQRTDTE